One window from the genome of Nitrospira defluvii encodes:
- a CDS encoding thiamine pyrophosphate-dependent enzyme produces the protein MWQRETFKKIKQIPREEHVLPGTVLCAGCGGLEALRLAAKVLGDHVVYVNAAGCFTMLAAYPYTSFKGSWLYTTMGSAPAGAQGIRDALDVLIAKGRVPKDEDVKVIVLGGDGSTYDMALSSTSGAMNRQLDFYYICYDNEAYGNTGMQLSPATPFAARTATSPCGLQHPTATIQEKKDIFEIWRAHRPPYIATVAPRYPLDLEEKFARAAAFTGPKMFLALAACPTGWLYDPGETPEVAKLAVETGLWPLKEAINGVVTHTYIPKRKPVEAYLQLQGRFRHLFEPTVQTEAIRHIQEQVDAYWRQATEEQA, from the coding sequence ATGTGGCAGCGCGAGACGTTCAAGAAGATCAAACAGATTCCCCGCGAAGAGCACGTCCTTCCCGGCACGGTCCTGTGCGCCGGATGTGGTGGCCTCGAAGCGCTGCGACTCGCGGCGAAGGTGCTGGGCGATCATGTCGTCTACGTGAATGCCGCCGGCTGCTTTACCATGTTGGCGGCCTACCCCTACACATCGTTCAAGGGATCATGGTTGTATACGACCATGGGTTCGGCGCCGGCCGGCGCGCAGGGGATTCGCGATGCCTTGGATGTGCTGATCGCCAAGGGGAGAGTGCCCAAGGACGAAGATGTGAAGGTCATCGTGTTGGGAGGTGATGGCTCCACGTACGATATGGCGCTGTCGTCGACCTCCGGCGCCATGAATCGCCAGCTTGATTTTTATTACATCTGTTACGACAACGAAGCGTACGGCAACACCGGCATGCAGCTGTCCCCCGCCACCCCCTTTGCCGCGCGAACGGCGACATCACCCTGCGGTCTGCAGCATCCCACCGCGACAATCCAGGAGAAGAAAGACATCTTTGAGATCTGGCGGGCGCATCGGCCGCCCTACATCGCGACGGTCGCCCCACGGTATCCGCTGGATTTAGAGGAGAAGTTTGCGCGTGCCGCCGCCTTCACTGGACCGAAGATGTTTCTTGCCCTCGCCGCCTGCCCGACCGGCTGGTTGTACGACCCCGGAGAAACGCCGGAAGTCGCCAAGTTGGCTGTGGAGACCGGTCTCTGGCCGCTGAAGGAGGCCATCAACGGGGTGGTCACCCACACCTATATTCCGAAGCGCAAGCCGGTCGAGGCCTATCTGCAACTGCAGGGACGGTTTCGGCATTTGTTCGAGCCGACGGTACAAACAGAGGCCATTCGGCACATTCAAGAGCAGGTGGATGCCTACTGGCGGCAGGCGACAGAGGAGCAGGCATGA
- a CDS encoding pyruvate synthase: MDSQMMTGNLAAAWGARLADVDYIPAFPITPQTEIVEALAKWCEQGELAARFVSMDSEHSMMTAAGAAEVTGARVFTATSSQGLLHAFEVLYSISGWRAPLVLVNVSRALAAPITLESDHNDVLAARDAGFLQIHAETCQEVLDSILMAYRIAEDERVMLPVIVNLDGFTLSFTREPVTVPDPATVRRFLPPFRPSHLGFTASSPHALGVAVIGGTTYAYFRHQVHLAAQNALEVHREAADSFQVLFGRRYDLVEGYRLDDAEDVLVMTNAGASKGKAAVDVARAQGKRVGLLRLRVIRPWPADAIRQALRGRRAVAVLDQNLAPGQGGILYQEIAACLYHETARPRALCSFIGGLGGQNLSAGEFQTVFEQTAQAGVTGRGCGPVLLYSTEEHQEMTQLQMVAAGGLKPET; the protein is encoded by the coding sequence ATGGACAGCCAAATGATGACCGGGAACCTGGCAGCTGCCTGGGGCGCCCGGTTGGCCGACGTGGATTATATTCCGGCGTTTCCCATCACGCCGCAGACGGAAATCGTCGAAGCCTTGGCTAAGTGGTGTGAGCAGGGGGAGTTGGCCGCGCGATTCGTGAGCATGGATTCCGAACATTCCATGATGACGGCGGCCGGTGCGGCGGAAGTCACGGGCGCGCGAGTTTTTACCGCCACCTCTAGTCAAGGGTTGCTGCATGCGTTCGAGGTGCTCTATTCCATTTCGGGGTGGCGTGCCCCGCTCGTGCTGGTCAATGTCTCGCGGGCCCTGGCCGCGCCGATTACCCTGGAGTCCGACCACAATGACGTGTTGGCCGCGCGCGACGCCGGGTTTCTGCAGATTCATGCCGAGACCTGCCAAGAGGTGTTGGATTCGATTCTGATGGCCTATCGGATTGCGGAAGATGAACGGGTGATGTTGCCGGTGATCGTGAACCTGGACGGGTTTACCCTGTCGTTCACCCGTGAGCCGGTCACGGTGCCCGATCCGGCTACCGTACGACGGTTTTTGCCGCCCTTCCGCCCGTCTCATCTCGGGTTCACGGCCTCGTCGCCGCATGCGTTGGGTGTGGCCGTGATCGGCGGTACCACGTATGCGTATTTCCGGCATCAGGTGCATCTCGCTGCCCAGAATGCGCTCGAAGTGCATCGGGAGGCGGCGGATTCGTTCCAGGTCTTGTTCGGTCGTCGGTATGACCTGGTCGAAGGGTACCGGTTGGATGATGCGGAAGACGTGCTCGTGATGACCAATGCGGGGGCAAGCAAAGGGAAGGCGGCGGTCGATGTTGCCAGAGCGCAGGGGAAGCGGGTAGGTCTCCTTCGACTACGGGTGATTCGCCCCTGGCCGGCTGATGCCATTCGACAGGCCTTGCGTGGGCGACGGGCCGTGGCTGTGCTGGATCAGAACCTGGCGCCGGGGCAGGGCGGGATTCTCTATCAAGAAATCGCCGCCTGTTTGTACCACGAGACCGCCAGGCCACGGGCCCTGTGTTCATTCATCGGCGGGTTGGGAGGCCAGAATCTTTCGGCCGGCGAGTTTCAAACCGTGTTTGAGCAGACGGCGCAGGCCGGAGTCACCGGAAGGGGCTGCGGACCGGTGTTGCTCTACAGTACTGAGGAACATCAGGAGATGACGCAATTGCAGATGGTGGCGGCAGGCGGCCTGAAACCTGAAACCTGA
- a CDS encoding 2-oxoacid:acceptor oxidoreductase family protein yields MVAVRFHGRGGQGAKTASRILGTAAFVSGYVAQDSPIYGAERRGAPVAAFTRFGREPIRERGAIAHPDVIVVADASLLDDAVARVLDGATGQTVLFVNSSLSAEALRAHVSLPEYVTTRDVTGVALQQLGAREAISALLGAVAARLVGLEWEPVRSAIEGELRDLGLAEPVIERNLTVARQCYDSVESARLPQGRGQAVNAASLHHPTYETPTKGTARIAAAGNSVLRETGGWRTFRPVLIPDKCNGCWLCFVYCPDGVITMNREDRPVVDYDHCKGCQICVHECPTHALIAEREQEGGVAWTAK; encoded by the coding sequence ATGGTGGCTGTACGATTTCACGGACGTGGGGGGCAAGGCGCCAAGACGGCCAGCCGCATTCTCGGCACGGCAGCGTTCGTGAGCGGGTATGTGGCGCAAGACTCCCCGATCTACGGCGCGGAGCGAAGAGGGGCGCCGGTCGCGGCATTCACGCGCTTCGGCCGGGAACCGATCCGCGAGCGGGGGGCGATTGCGCATCCTGACGTCATCGTGGTGGCCGATGCCTCGTTGCTGGACGATGCGGTGGCGCGCGTGTTGGACGGAGCGACCGGGCAGACGGTCCTGTTCGTGAATTCGTCGCTGAGTGCGGAGGCGCTACGCGCCCATGTGTCCTTGCCTGAGTACGTGACGACGCGGGATGTGACGGGGGTGGCCCTGCAACAGCTGGGAGCGCGTGAGGCGATCAGTGCCCTGCTCGGCGCAGTCGCCGCGCGATTGGTGGGGTTGGAGTGGGAGCCTGTGCGCTCGGCGATCGAAGGCGAGCTTCGCGATCTCGGCCTGGCCGAGCCGGTGATCGAACGGAATCTGACGGTGGCGCGGCAGTGCTACGACTCGGTTGAGTCGGCCAGATTGCCTCAAGGCAGAGGGCAGGCCGTCAACGCCGCGTCTTTGCACCATCCGACCTATGAAACACCGACGAAGGGCACAGCCAGGATCGCCGCGGCAGGAAATTCGGTGTTACGCGAAACCGGCGGCTGGCGAACATTTCGACCGGTGTTGATCCCAGACAAGTGCAACGGATGCTGGCTCTGTTTCGTCTATTGTCCGGACGGGGTGATCACGATGAATCGGGAGGATCGGCCGGTCGTGGACTATGACCATTGCAAAGGCTGTCAGATTTGCGTGCACGAATGTCCGACGCACGCATTGATTGCGGAGCGGGAACAGGAAGGCGGGGTCGCATGGACAGCCAAATGA
- a CDS encoding YtxH domain-containing protein: MADQSHNCSGAGMSIAFLSGAVLGAMAAILYAPKSGVETRAALRGYARRTEEEMLEKAREIRQDISQTVDEAKRYLRETEATIAAAVAAGKEAFKKERADRA; encoded by the coding sequence ATGGCCGATCAGAGTCACAATTGTTCAGGAGCCGGGATGTCGATCGCGTTTCTCAGCGGCGCCGTGCTGGGTGCAATGGCCGCCATTCTCTATGCGCCAAAATCCGGAGTAGAGACGCGGGCGGCATTACGTGGGTATGCGCGCCGCACGGAGGAAGAGATGTTGGAGAAGGCACGGGAGATTCGCCAAGACATTTCTCAGACTGTGGATGAGGCCAAACGCTATCTCCGGGAGACGGAAGCCACGATTGCTGCGGCTGTGGCGGCCGGAAAAGAAGCCTTCAAGAAGGAGCGGGCGGATCGAGCTTGA
- a CDS encoding c-type cytochrome — protein sequence MVERRGSLAVTAMLFVALLCGSSLAWAAGHDVMRPRVPADKMAEARALRSPVPDAPQTIEKGKALYAGKGTCINCHGAEGDGNGPLAAQLNPAPRNFQHHGFWRHRTEGEIFWVIKHGSPGTSMIGFGEQLTDEEIWAILQYERTFRRHHGMRGMRGRGPMGHGGMRDSREGDRMDGSEEESAPTQTPSSPEKE from the coding sequence ATGGTGGAGCGCAGAGGAAGTCTGGCGGTGACGGCGATGCTGTTTGTCGCGTTGCTCTGTGGTTCGTCCCTGGCGTGGGCGGCCGGGCATGATGTCATGCGGCCTCGCGTCCCGGCGGACAAGATGGCGGAAGCTCGGGCTCTGAGAAGCCCAGTGCCGGACGCACCTCAGACCATTGAAAAGGGCAAAGCGCTCTATGCGGGGAAAGGCACCTGTATCAATTGTCATGGAGCGGAAGGCGACGGGAATGGGCCGCTGGCGGCTCAGCTCAATCCTGCGCCTCGCAACTTCCAGCATCATGGATTCTGGCGCCATCGGACGGAAGGGGAAATCTTCTGGGTGATCAAACATGGGTCGCCGGGGACCAGCATGATCGGTTTCGGCGAGCAACTCACCGACGAAGAGATCTGGGCCATTCTTCAATACGAGCGGACCTTCCGACGTCATCATGGCATGCGCGGGATGCGCGGACGCGGCCCAATGGGGCACGGGGGCATGCGCGACTCCCGTGAGGGCGATCGTATGGATGGATCTGAGGAAGAATCCGCGCCGACACAGACGCCGTCGTCGCCGGAAAAAGAGTGA
- the ppk2 gene encoding polyphosphate kinase 2 has protein sequence MAAGFIGEAGRILSEEDLRRINTPRGLIQLIKSKNINLDEVRKTLLYEQELRQLQVELVRLQRWVQADGQRIAILVEGRDAAGKGGTIRRFTEHLNPRAMRVVALPKPTDDERGQWYFQRYIRQLPNKGEIVFFDRSWYNRAVVEPVMGFCSKKEHQRFLQQVTEFEHMLYEDGVTIIKFWFSISKEEQAKRFEARRQNPLKQWKLSPVDEKAQEMWDSYTRFKEEMFSKTHTTFSPWIIVKANDKQAARLEGLRYVLNLLPYRGKDEAQIRLTPDPNVITRFHRKMAELDF, from the coding sequence ATGGCGGCGGGATTCATCGGTGAAGCGGGCCGGATCTTGAGTGAAGAAGATCTCCGGCGGATCAACACGCCGAGGGGCCTGATCCAACTGATCAAGAGCAAGAACATCAATCTGGACGAGGTTCGCAAGACGCTCTTATACGAACAGGAATTGCGGCAGCTGCAGGTCGAATTGGTCCGGCTCCAACGGTGGGTGCAGGCCGACGGTCAGCGCATTGCCATTCTTGTCGAGGGGCGTGATGCGGCCGGCAAAGGTGGGACCATCCGCCGTTTCACCGAACATCTCAACCCGCGTGCCATGCGGGTCGTGGCTCTCCCGAAGCCGACGGACGACGAACGGGGGCAATGGTATTTTCAGCGGTACATCCGGCAATTGCCCAACAAGGGCGAAATCGTCTTCTTCGATCGGAGTTGGTACAACCGGGCCGTAGTGGAGCCGGTCATGGGATTCTGCAGCAAAAAGGAACACCAGCGGTTCCTGCAGCAGGTGACGGAATTCGAGCACATGCTGTACGAAGATGGCGTCACGATCATCAAGTTCTGGTTTTCGATTTCCAAGGAGGAACAGGCAAAACGGTTTGAGGCCCGTCGGCAGAATCCGCTCAAGCAGTGGAAGCTGAGCCCGGTCGATGAAAAGGCTCAGGAGATGTGGGATTCCTATACGCGGTTCAAGGAAGAGATGTTCAGCAAAACCCATACGACGTTCAGCCCCTGGATCATCGTGAAGGCGAACGATAAGCAGGCGGCCCGCCTGGAAGGTCTGCGGTATGTCTTGAATCTCCTTCCGTACAGGGGGAAGGATGAAGCGCAGATTCGCCTCACGCCGGATCCCAACGTGATCACCCGTTTTCATCGGAAAATGGCGGAACTGGATTTCTGA
- a CDS encoding DsrE family protein, with protein MATFIISGSRGTDDPTMATLPFMAAKTAKEQGHDVVLWLWNEAVTLGRKGTADHVTGVNLTALKDLLAAVQAAQIPIWVCGACAVARQISGTDLVAGATIKGMADYIKAVAERDRNVAF; from the coding sequence ATGGCGACGTTTATCATTTCCGGCAGTCGTGGTACTGACGATCCCACGATGGCGACGTTACCCTTCATGGCGGCCAAGACGGCCAAAGAGCAGGGGCATGATGTGGTGCTCTGGCTGTGGAACGAGGCCGTAACGCTGGGGCGCAAGGGCACGGCCGATCATGTGACCGGTGTGAACCTGACCGCATTGAAGGATCTGCTGGCTGCGGTGCAAGCGGCGCAGATTCCCATCTGGGTCTGCGGGGCCTGCGCGGTTGCTCGTCAAATTAGCGGGACGGATCTCGTCGCCGGCGCCACGATCAAGGGCATGGCTGATTACATCAAGGCTGTGGCTGAGCGTGACCGGAACGTGGCATTCTGA
- a CDS encoding c-type cytochrome, with amino-acid sequence MGGRRTVMIGCALVMLMGLFSFPRLLLGSDQTRVKEMIQNNCAGCHRLEGKAESRFNLKAPDLIWAGSKYQRSWLLRYLTGKEAPLYPKGYRWDLSEGPTRHPVVTEDEAQGIAEYFEQHNKDSRVKVGAFDVSKISKFDATFGGMAYKAHACLGCHLIEENGKLIGGPQSISLAASGQRYNMDWLFRFGQNPQDFITHTGEFLADATEPQLRAVIGFLAVQGVKDFKYYEPWTAPEFGMASADRGKVLYKEYCAQCHGFTGKGDGPAASGLEPKPAIHANIPFDKVPTDYLYNVINHGGAAMGKSPNMPYWGLTIGQQGVADVMAYLKATFKGGADVAQATVGGEGPSGVCPQPRKTAKAPADFLSKTSPLPHSDATVQAGKTLFLQTAQPVACAMCHGEKGNGQGFMGAALIPPPRNFTCGSMMKDLPDGQLFWIIKNGSPGTGMMSFAGLPDEQVWQLIAYVRSLAK; translated from the coding sequence ATGGGTGGAAGACGGACGGTGATGATCGGGTGCGCCTTGGTCATGCTGATGGGGCTGTTTTCATTTCCCCGCTTGCTCTTAGGCAGTGATCAAACTCGCGTCAAGGAGATGATCCAGAACAACTGTGCCGGATGTCACCGCCTGGAAGGGAAAGCGGAGTCGCGGTTCAATTTGAAGGCGCCCGATCTGATTTGGGCCGGGAGCAAATACCAACGTTCGTGGCTGCTTCGATACCTGACCGGGAAAGAGGCCCCGCTCTATCCTAAAGGGTACCGATGGGATTTGTCCGAGGGGCCGACTCGGCACCCGGTCGTCACTGAGGATGAAGCTCAGGGTATTGCGGAGTATTTCGAGCAACACAACAAGGATTCGCGGGTGAAAGTCGGCGCCTTTGATGTCTCGAAAATCAGTAAGTTCGACGCCACGTTCGGCGGGATGGCTTACAAAGCCCACGCCTGTCTCGGATGTCACCTGATCGAAGAGAACGGCAAACTGATCGGTGGGCCGCAAAGTATCTCGTTGGCAGCATCCGGGCAACGGTACAACATGGATTGGCTCTTCCGCTTCGGCCAAAACCCCCAGGATTTTATCACCCACACCGGGGAGTTCCTGGCCGATGCCACAGAGCCGCAACTGCGGGCGGTCATCGGTTTTCTGGCGGTGCAAGGGGTCAAGGACTTCAAGTATTACGAACCGTGGACGGCGCCTGAGTTCGGGATGGCGAGTGCCGATCGCGGGAAGGTGCTGTACAAAGAATATTGCGCCCAGTGTCATGGGTTCACCGGAAAAGGGGACGGTCCGGCCGCCTCGGGGCTTGAGCCAAAACCGGCGATCCATGCCAACATTCCCTTCGACAAGGTGCCGACCGACTATCTCTACAATGTGATCAACCATGGCGGCGCGGCCATGGGGAAATCGCCGAACATGCCCTATTGGGGCCTGACGATCGGGCAGCAGGGTGTGGCGGATGTGATGGCCTACTTGAAAGCCACCTTCAAAGGTGGAGCCGATGTGGCGCAAGCGACCGTCGGCGGTGAAGGGCCGAGCGGCGTCTGCCCGCAACCCAGGAAAACAGCGAAGGCACCGGCGGACTTCCTCTCCAAGACGAGTCCGTTGCCGCACTCGGACGCGACCGTCCAGGCGGGGAAAACGCTCTTCCTGCAGACCGCCCAGCCGGTGGCTTGTGCGATGTGTCACGGGGAGAAGGGGAACGGACAGGGTTTCATGGGCGCGGCATTAATCCCTCCGCCCAGAAACTTTACCTGCGGCTCGATGATGAAAGACCTTCCGGACGGGCAACTGTTCTGGATCATCAAGAACGGATCACCCGGCACCGGCATGATGTCCTTTGCCGGATTGCCGGATGAGCAGGTGTGGCAGCTCATCGCCTACGTGAGAAGTCTGGCCAAATAA
- a CDS encoding c-type cytochrome, whose amino-acid sequence MRGVMEEARRERGRWSPVVGGLVLLLGIAAGTAAQEDDKHTIEPAQARRAVTLIHARCAVCHTTDLIVQQRLPPDRWQVTVEKMMHWGADLSKDEAAALLQFVTTRYHPGAPDHLPSIEEELAMTAPAGGPSTASDGPLVGVSARGAEIFARNCQACHGEGAMGGAGPKLVRNKILKNEGAFWETVLHGRGPMPAWSAVLSHQEIADIHAWLASR is encoded by the coding sequence ATGAGGGGCGTGATGGAGGAGGCGCGAAGGGAGCGAGGGCGATGGTCTCCGGTGGTTGGGGGCCTCGTACTGCTCCTCGGCATCGCCGCCGGGACGGCGGCTCAAGAGGATGACAAGCATACGATTGAACCGGCGCAGGCTCGCCGGGCTGTGACGTTGATTCATGCCCGTTGCGCCGTGTGTCACACGACCGATCTCATCGTGCAACAGCGGTTGCCGCCGGATCGATGGCAGGTCACGGTCGAGAAGATGATGCATTGGGGCGCGGACTTGTCCAAGGACGAAGCCGCCGCCCTGCTTCAGTTCGTGACGACCCGCTACCATCCAGGTGCGCCGGACCATTTGCCGTCTATCGAAGAAGAGTTGGCGATGACGGCCCCGGCGGGAGGGCCAAGCACCGCGAGTGACGGTCCGCTGGTCGGGGTATCGGCACGAGGCGCGGAAATCTTTGCACGGAATTGTCAGGCCTGCCATGGCGAGGGCGCGATGGGAGGGGCAGGGCCCAAATTGGTCCGCAATAAAATCTTGAAGAACGAGGGAGCGTTTTGGGAGACGGTGCTCCATGGCCGAGGCCCGATGCCGGCTTGGAGCGCTGTCTTGAGTCATCAGGAAATCGCAGATATCCATGCCTGGTTGGCATCACGCTGA
- a CDS encoding sulfite oxidase, giving the protein MAVTRRALLERVLQGIGVGVVAGGVDRALADSQVEATGQASGPLTVRVSRPFDAETPVREFTSWLTSNERFFVRSHFGPPSAEAIQPESWRLTVKGLVKDELTLTLPELKKFDPITITAVLQCSGNGRAHHRPKVPGVQWERGAAGNAQWTGVRLRDVLQRAGVKPQGLHVQMQGADRPALPTVPLFTRSIPIAKALHPDTLLAYEMNGRPLPLLHGAPLRVITPGWMAESCMKWLTEITLRADETLGYYMQQAYRIPETSIQQGSGLPGSVMVPVEQMPVKSLIAAPGEGDTLKTGPVTIQGVAWAGESPITKVEVSCDDGKTWEPARLVGEEQPYAWRQWQYLWNARQVGPTAILCRATDAQGIQQPEKSPWNPGGFLWNGWDRLSVMVAA; this is encoded by the coding sequence ATGGCGGTGACGAGGCGAGCGTTGCTCGAACGGGTGCTGCAGGGGATCGGAGTGGGTGTGGTGGCGGGTGGTGTCGACCGAGCGCTCGCCGACAGTCAGGTTGAGGCGACGGGGCAGGCGAGCGGCCCGCTCACCGTTCGTGTTTCCCGGCCGTTTGACGCGGAAACGCCAGTGCGAGAATTCACCTCCTGGCTGACCTCCAACGAACGGTTTTTCGTGCGCAGCCATTTCGGGCCACCCAGTGCGGAGGCCATTCAGCCGGAGTCGTGGCGTCTCACGGTGAAGGGACTCGTGAAGGATGAGTTGACCCTGACCCTGCCCGAGCTCAAAAAGTTTGACCCGATCACCATTACCGCCGTGTTGCAATGTAGCGGAAACGGTCGCGCGCACCATCGTCCCAAGGTTCCCGGTGTCCAATGGGAACGGGGTGCGGCTGGAAACGCGCAATGGACCGGCGTTCGGCTGCGCGACGTCTTGCAGCGTGCCGGCGTGAAGCCGCAGGGACTGCATGTGCAAATGCAGGGCGCGGATCGTCCGGCTCTGCCCACCGTGCCCCTATTCACGCGAAGTATTCCCATCGCCAAAGCGCTCCATCCGGATACGCTTCTTGCCTATGAGATGAATGGTCGTCCATTACCGCTCCTGCATGGGGCACCGTTGCGGGTGATCACCCCGGGCTGGATGGCAGAATCCTGCATGAAATGGTTAACGGAGATCACCCTGCGTGCAGACGAAACGCTCGGATATTACATGCAGCAGGCCTATCGCATACCGGAGACGTCGATCCAGCAGGGGTCCGGGTTGCCGGGGAGCGTGATGGTGCCGGTCGAGCAGATGCCGGTGAAATCGCTGATCGCCGCGCCCGGTGAAGGGGACACGCTGAAAACCGGTCCGGTGACCATTCAAGGGGTGGCCTGGGCGGGTGAATCGCCGATCACCAAGGTGGAAGTCTCGTGCGACGACGGAAAGACCTGGGAGCCAGCTCGTTTGGTGGGTGAAGAGCAGCCCTATGCCTGGCGGCAATGGCAATACCTGTGGAACGCGCGCCAGGTTGGACCGACGGCGATTCTCTGTCGGGCGACGGATGCGCAGGGGATTCAGCAACCGGAAAAGAGTCCGTGGAATCCCGGGGGGTTTCTGTGGAATGGGTGGGACCGCCTGTCTGTGATGGTGGCCGCATGA
- a CDS encoding OsmC family protein — MKLSVAYQGGARYDILSDRHRVVTDQPVEDGGADAGMSPVELFVGSVASCVGYFVGNFCARHDISRDGLKVEAEWTMAEQPHRVGQIHLSIRLPHRITPELKERLLKVAHGCTVHQSVVVPVRVAIELNPHT, encoded by the coding sequence ATGAAGCTCAGCGTGGCCTATCAGGGCGGCGCACGTTACGACATCCTCAGCGACCGGCATCGCGTCGTCACGGATCAACCGGTCGAAGATGGTGGCGCCGACGCGGGCATGAGTCCCGTGGAATTGTTTGTGGGCTCTGTGGCCAGCTGCGTAGGCTATTTCGTGGGTAACTTTTGCGCGCGACACGACATTTCCCGTGACGGCCTGAAAGTGGAGGCGGAGTGGACCATGGCGGAGCAGCCTCACCGTGTGGGGCAGATTCATCTGTCGATCAGGCTGCCTCACCGGATCACGCCGGAATTGAAAGAACGATTGTTGAAAGTCGCTCACGGATGCACCGTGCATCAATCTGTCGTGGTGCCGGTTCGGGTGGCGATCGAATTGAATCCTCATACGTAG